In Desulfobotulus pelophilus, the following proteins share a genomic window:
- a CDS encoding flagellin, whose protein sequence is MGFRINTNISSLSAHRHLTRTDGHLSTSLERLSSGMRINRAADDASGMTIADSLRSQHLSLGQAIRNASDGINIVQTADAALEESISIVNTIKEKSIQAAQDGQTTESRAAIQSDIDRLLENLDAIAKNTSFNNQKLLSGAFTNKKFQVGAYSGETVNISVPASQSNKIGHTTVSRMTLKDDQPGTVDLAIYSNITDQTFDLETVEVQYNNSRENSMGAVADSMNRLSDVLGISATAFVSSTTELSLAAGTTDHDFAINGVTIGAVDVKTNDSDYALVKSINQKSSQHGVVASINTSGQLTLTSNDGRAIGVTAGEQTEAVFRGTNMSTVGYIQLTQMSASEIIVHNVGGGDAVSFERPIEIEGNSDRTSMEALLKEGSVLAVNSELGAGFTTGQEITHTLIKDNIHTSKESHFKAGSVLAANSFLAAGSELGARTRIAKTEPTTSPSRLAINSILATGSIIAANSTLGGRAVLAEDSQRTNGDSYLTQGSRLESGSIIAPDSTLGGPVTLDANTGYTSKETVITAGSELASGSVIGKNTLLGGTITLQDPTPPPYSKTIVDSTIAKGSKLGQGSIIAAGSKLGGDCTVNAATQATSGEDSLLKMGSTIVAGSTIAKDSVFGANIQITGMQATVQESTLAPGSIIVAGSVIGANSTLGADITLSPAVVTTDISTNITGTLNAGSLLSWDTVPAKGQAMPIAPPVTGNGTATLRQLVEAEGGTPTGSTAALTGAATLNDGGILVLGIGSTIDDGSTLGMGSSIGAAITASITSAPLTNSMVLEAGSQLANESTVARGSVLSVGVETHANALLVTDMELTQGSRLAANSILKEGSTLHADITLANTADISQTMTLKAGSTLSSTAGQKTVLTAGSRVDTDIIVSGSATIDNNMSLQAGSMVTAGSRLQTDSRLDVEITTAGVSILEKEMVLKGDSLIAQGSRMETGSRIGAEIKLEFAMRLDQDMVAQTGSEFENDTRLTAGSVIGAKVHILDNIILEQDATIKEGSTLLTGSAFKAAAGSTIGGNAVLTRNLAIEDDFVLAEGSVMASRSLLSSGSTIGGTITLKHDEVVARDADLFVRAGSILTAGSTIAENTVLTADMTDAAGNFYRAGTILTQEIILGEDTEIPNNMTLQSGSILKAGSELAPNNAISGTAEAEIGDTEMVRLSQINVLNQENAQKAIAVADAALKDLDRIRADLGSVQNQLASTIANISTTRVNVNAAESTIRDVDFADESANFTKMQVLMQAGTFAMAQANASSQNVMSLLQ, encoded by the coding sequence ATGGGCTTTCGCATCAACACCAATATCTCATCACTGAGTGCACACAGACACCTTACCCGGACCGACGGCCACCTTTCCACCTCCCTTGAACGGCTGTCTTCGGGCATGCGCATCAACAGAGCCGCCGATGATGCCTCCGGCATGACCATAGCCGACTCCCTGAGATCCCAGCACCTGAGCCTGGGGCAGGCCATCCGGAATGCCAGTGACGGCATCAATATAGTACAGACAGCCGATGCGGCTCTGGAAGAATCCATCAGCATTGTCAATACCATCAAGGAAAAATCCATTCAGGCCGCCCAGGACGGTCAGACCACGGAATCCCGTGCCGCCATCCAGTCCGACATTGACAGGCTGCTGGAAAATCTGGATGCCATTGCCAAAAACACCTCTTTTAACAACCAGAAACTCCTCTCCGGAGCCTTTACCAATAAAAAATTTCAGGTAGGTGCCTACTCAGGAGAAACGGTCAATATTTCCGTTCCCGCTTCCCAGTCCAATAAAATCGGCCACACAACCGTCAGCCGCATGACCCTGAAGGATGATCAGCCCGGCACCGTGGATCTGGCCATTTACTCCAACATTACGGATCAGACCTTTGATCTGGAAACCGTGGAGGTACAATACAACAACAGCCGGGAAAACAGCATGGGGGCCGTGGCCGATTCCATGAACCGCTTAAGCGATGTCTTAGGCATTTCCGCAACGGCCTTTGTATCCTCCACAACGGAACTCAGTCTGGCGGCCGGAACCACGGATCATGACTTTGCCATCAATGGTGTCACCATCGGTGCTGTCGATGTGAAGACCAATGACAGCGACTACGCCCTGGTGAAATCCATCAATCAAAAGAGTTCCCAGCACGGGGTGGTGGCATCCATCAATACCAGCGGGCAGCTCACCCTTACCTCCAATGATGGCCGTGCCATTGGCGTTACCGCCGGAGAACAGACCGAAGCTGTTTTCCGGGGCACGAACATGAGCACTGTGGGATATATTCAGCTTACCCAGATGAGCGCATCGGAAATCATAGTACACAATGTGGGTGGCGGTGACGCGGTTTCCTTTGAAAGACCCATCGAAATTGAGGGAAATTCGGATCGGACAAGCATGGAAGCCCTGCTGAAGGAAGGCTCCGTTCTGGCTGTGAACAGTGAGCTGGGTGCGGGATTCACTACGGGGCAGGAAATCACCCATACCCTGATCAAAGATAACATCCACACAAGCAAAGAATCCCACTTCAAGGCAGGCTCCGTTCTGGCAGCCAATTCTTTTCTTGCGGCAGGGTCTGAACTGGGTGCCCGTACCCGCATTGCCAAGACAGAACCCACCACATCTCCCAGCCGCCTTGCCATAAACTCCATTCTGGCCACAGGCAGTATTATAGCCGCAAACTCCACGCTGGGTGGACGGGCCGTTCTGGCCGAAGATTCCCAGCGGACCAACGGAGACTCCTACCTCACACAGGGGTCACGGCTGGAATCAGGCAGCATCATCGCCCCGGATTCCACCCTGGGAGGCCCCGTAACCCTTGATGCCAATACGGGCTATACCAGCAAAGAAACCGTCATTACAGCAGGATCGGAACTGGCATCGGGATCTGTGATCGGAAAAAACACCCTGCTGGGAGGAACCATCACCCTGCAGGATCCTACTCCTCCTCCCTACAGTAAAACCATAGTGGACAGCACCATAGCCAAGGGGAGCAAACTGGGTCAGGGATCGATTATTGCCGCCGGAAGCAAACTGGGAGGGGACTGCACGGTAAATGCGGCCACCCAGGCCACATCGGGCGAAGACAGCCTCCTCAAAATGGGTTCCACCATTGTGGCGGGCTCCACCATTGCCAAAGATTCGGTCTTTGGTGCCAACATTCAGATCACGGGGATGCAGGCCACCGTACAGGAAAGCACCCTGGCACCAGGCTCCATTATCGTTGCAGGCAGCGTTATCGGTGCCAACAGCACCCTCGGTGCGGATATCACCCTGTCTCCGGCTGTGGTCACCACGGATATCAGCACGAATATCACAGGAACTCTCAACGCAGGCAGCCTTCTTTCCTGGGATACGGTTCCTGCCAAGGGTCAGGCCATGCCCATTGCGCCCCCCGTAACGGGCAACGGGACAGCCACCCTGCGACAGCTGGTGGAAGCCGAAGGGGGAACCCCCACGGGCTCCACTGCGGCCCTTACGGGGGCAGCAACTCTGAATGACGGAGGCATCCTCGTTCTCGGAATCGGTTCAACCATTGATGATGGTTCCACACTGGGCATGGGTTCCAGCATTGGTGCTGCCATAACAGCCAGTATCACCTCCGCCCCCCTTACCAATTCCATGGTACTGGAAGCAGGATCCCAACTTGCGAATGAAAGCACCGTAGCCCGGGGATCCGTTCTTTCCGTAGGCGTGGAGACCCACGCCAATGCCCTCCTTGTAACGGACATGGAACTCACCCAAGGGTCCCGCCTGGCTGCCAACAGTATCCTGAAGGAAGGTTCCACCCTCCATGCGGATATCACCCTCGCCAACACCGCAGATATCAGCCAGACCATGACCCTGAAGGCAGGCTCCACCCTTTCCTCCACGGCCGGTCAGAAAACCGTACTCACAGCCGGTTCCAGGGTAGATACGGATATTATCGTATCCGGGTCTGCCACCATAGATAACAACATGAGCCTTCAGGCAGGCTCCATGGTAACCGCAGGCTCCCGCCTCCAGACAGACAGCAGGCTGGATGTGGAAATCACGACCGCAGGTGTCAGCATCCTTGAAAAAGAAATGGTTCTGAAAGGAGACTCCCTCATCGCTCAGGGGTCCCGCATGGAAACGGGCAGTCGTATAGGTGCGGAGATTAAACTGGAGTTTGCCATGCGGCTGGATCAGGACATGGTGGCACAAACAGGTTCTGAATTTGAAAACGATACCCGGCTTACCGCAGGCTCTGTTATTGGCGCCAAGGTTCATATCCTTGACAATATCATTCTCGAACAGGATGCCACCATTAAGGAGGGATCCACCCTTCTTACGGGAAGTGCTTTCAAGGCTGCCGCAGGCTCCACCATTGGCGGGAATGCGGTGCTCACCCGAAACCTTGCCATTGAAGATGACTTCGTCCTTGCCGAAGGTTCGGTCATGGCCAGCCGAAGCCTCCTTTCCAGCGGGTCCACCATCGGCGGCACCATTACCCTGAAACATGACGAGGTGGTTGCAAGGGATGCGGATCTTTTTGTCCGGGCTGGCAGCATACTGACCGCAGGCAGCACCATAGCCGAAAATACGGTGCTCACGGCGGACATGACGGATGCGGCAGGCAATTTTTACAGGGCCGGAACCATCCTGACCCAGGAGATCATCCTGGGAGAAGACACGGAAATTCCCAATAACATGACCCTGCAGAGCGGCTCCATACTCAAAGCCGGGTCCGAGCTGGCCCCCAACAACGCCATCTCCGGAACGGCCGAGGCCGAAATAGGAGATACGGAAATGGTACGGCTTTCCCAAATCAATGTACTCAATCAGGAAAACGCCCAAAAGGCCATTGCCGTTGCCGATGCGGCCCTGAAGGACCTGGACAGAATCCGGGCAGACCTCGGTTCCGTGCAGAATCAGCTGGCCTCCACCATAGCCAATATCTCCACCACCAGAGTGAATGTGAATGCTGCCGAATCCACCATCCGGGATGTGGACTTTGCCGATGAATCCGCCAACTTCACCAAAATGCAGGTGCTCATGCAGGCAGGTACCTTTGCCATGGCCCAGGCCAATGCCAGCTCCCAGAATGTCATGAGTCTGTTGCAGTAA
- a CDS encoding 6-hydroxymethylpterin diphosphokinase MptE-like protein, translating to MTSFFASNMALVEQYHPHLLPHLKGLTPFPVSSEHPENFRFKNIWMHDVQNPGNECHSHFNTVTPQQSGAVILLGMGLGHGASRLVEQRPGIAHFFIFERHPEVFLQALCQKDLSLLLKDKRVHIFLTDPEDMAEAISPANRILKLENAFILPHQPSLQMDPDGYENLRQDIYKRLNQLNVSGSTLMLHGSTFFKNRMSILPLIQKNRLLQELANAFQGVPAILIAGGPSLTQELDTLKKFQGRAVLFAVDTVLPALASNNIVPDFVTSLDYQELTYEKIAPAAPFFENRVNLISMPFVTRKVPCQFPFKEIFWAFSTANLERWINHLMGGSMENGGAGTVAHMNMIAAISLGCSPIVLLGQDLCYPMGKNTHVQSTVLSFDESGKIEDRVNIQTNNGIPAFTNRGFYDFKVFFEQMIKANPGHYINATLPGAVIEGTEVMPLQDILPAFCTKEVSAETIINQSSQHVPWKHAPEATEKALRATLKSIQKLEKVLRVCQKEGNSALQGVDKLIHAGKQYPSLTTLPSPLHRAIEAADKAHKQADREKIWALMDDITLEGLRTSERMLMEIDRLAENGPYLQWLRLSLERLNEISRVRMNSLSLMKSGVESAIQSMEKNPAFHPEKNLSLLEALRFFHETDDLASARKVISQLSDEEKNMDEVLLIRGKIAATYMDYEKANGFFSKIHPPPLQKEVDKFRKKWGDTYTDFAALRTSANIRVSLRMLQKGLAMAPDHYGLTLLLQRLFRRMLHSLQQRLEQGPALLTLWEDWLSDNPMIQNLLPPSDFATFLEIRAEKEEKDRQPEKARVLLELAQTKEETAPRHIKLMHLCFSLEYFTAGLQHLQAATDLDAEMAVHWESIGDRLEANGEDASALEAYGKGLALLPLHAPLHLKTGQIFLRHGDIDQARHHLTIYKELLEKPAQAPEAGIRKEAEQLMAKEKPEEALQLLIPLQHTQNNDADFWNLFGCACHRTGRMQDAEQCFRTALSLTPDHSLAHYHLGLLLQENGYFREAEATYSNALRADPEMTSALTNLGVLAFNRGEYEAAAGHFEKVLAFQPLYPDAFYNYAKTLEAMGKKEQALKAYDLVLELNPDHSMALSAQDNLRQNKKA from the coding sequence GTGACATCCTTTTTTGCATCCAATATGGCTCTGGTGGAACAATACCACCCCCACCTGCTTCCTCATTTAAAGGGCCTTACCCCCTTTCCTGTAAGTTCTGAGCATCCGGAAAACTTTAGGTTCAAAAACATATGGATGCATGATGTCCAAAACCCGGGTAACGAATGCCACAGTCACTTTAACACCGTGACCCCACAGCAAAGCGGCGCAGTCATACTCCTTGGAATGGGTCTTGGGCACGGCGCCAGCAGGCTCGTGGAACAGAGACCCGGCATCGCTCATTTTTTTATTTTTGAGCGCCATCCGGAAGTTTTTCTTCAGGCCCTCTGCCAAAAAGATCTGTCCCTGCTTCTCAAGGATAAAAGAGTCCATATTTTTCTTACGGATCCAGAGGATATGGCAGAGGCCATAAGCCCGGCCAACCGTATTTTAAAACTGGAAAATGCCTTCATCCTTCCCCACCAGCCCTCCCTTCAGATGGATCCGGATGGGTACGAAAACCTGCGTCAGGATATTTACAAACGCCTCAACCAGCTAAATGTGAGCGGCAGCACCCTCATGCTCCATGGCAGCACCTTTTTTAAAAACCGTATGAGTATCCTGCCCCTTATTCAAAAAAACCGCCTTCTGCAGGAGCTGGCCAACGCCTTTCAGGGAGTACCGGCCATCCTCATAGCCGGTGGGCCTTCCTTAACCCAGGAGCTGGACACCTTAAAAAAGTTTCAGGGCCGTGCCGTCCTCTTTGCCGTGGATACGGTTCTGCCTGCCCTTGCCTCCAACAATATTGTCCCTGATTTTGTTACCTCTCTTGATTATCAGGAGCTCACCTATGAAAAAATAGCGCCTGCAGCCCCTTTTTTTGAGAATCGGGTTAATCTCATCTCCATGCCTTTTGTCACACGAAAAGTACCCTGTCAGTTTCCCTTTAAAGAAATATTCTGGGCCTTCAGCACAGCCAATCTGGAGCGCTGGATCAACCACCTCATGGGCGGGAGTATGGAAAACGGCGGTGCCGGAACCGTTGCCCACATGAACATGATTGCGGCCATTTCCCTGGGCTGTTCACCCATTGTGCTGCTGGGGCAGGACCTCTGCTATCCCATGGGCAAAAACACCCATGTGCAAAGTACGGTTCTTTCCTTTGATGAATCCGGCAAAATAGAGGACAGGGTGAATATTCAAACCAATAACGGTATACCCGCCTTTACAAACAGGGGTTTTTACGACTTTAAAGTATTTTTTGAACAAATGATCAAAGCCAATCCGGGCCACTATATCAATGCCACGCTGCCCGGTGCTGTCATTGAAGGCACGGAAGTCATGCCTTTACAAGATATTCTCCCTGCCTTCTGCACAAAAGAAGTCTCCGCAGAGACCATCATCAACCAGTCCAGCCAGCATGTACCCTGGAAACACGCACCAGAAGCCACTGAAAAGGCGTTGAGAGCCACCCTGAAAAGCATTCAAAAACTGGAAAAGGTTCTGAGGGTTTGCCAAAAAGAAGGAAACTCGGCACTGCAGGGTGTGGATAAATTGATACACGCAGGCAAACAATATCCATCCCTCACCACCCTCCCCTCCCCCCTGCACCGGGCCATTGAGGCAGCAGACAAAGCCCATAAACAGGCAGACCGGGAAAAAATATGGGCTCTTATGGATGATATTACCCTGGAAGGCCTGCGAACCAGCGAGCGTATGCTCATGGAAATTGACCGCCTTGCGGAAAACGGTCCTTACCTCCAGTGGCTCCGCCTCAGCCTTGAAAGACTCAACGAAATCAGCCGGGTCAGAATGAACAGCCTGTCTCTTATGAAATCCGGTGTGGAAAGTGCCATCCAGTCCATGGAAAAAAATCCCGCTTTCCATCCGGAAAAAAATCTTTCTCTTCTGGAGGCACTGCGGTTTTTCCATGAAACGGACGATCTGGCTTCGGCCCGTAAAGTGATCAGCCAACTGTCAGATGAAGAAAAAAATATGGATGAGGTACTCCTGATACGGGGAAAAATTGCTGCCACATACATGGATTATGAAAAGGCCAATGGTTTTTTTTCCAAAATCCATCCCCCCCCCCTGCAAAAAGAAGTGGATAAATTCAGAAAAAAGTGGGGGGATACCTATACGGACTTTGCCGCACTCAGAACATCAGCCAACATCAGGGTAAGCCTGCGCATGCTGCAGAAAGGGCTTGCCATGGCTCCAGATCATTACGGACTGACGCTTCTTTTACAACGCCTTTTCCGCAGGATGCTGCACAGCCTGCAGCAGAGGCTGGAGCAGGGACCAGCCCTCCTTACCCTATGGGAAGACTGGCTTTCCGATAACCCGATGATCCAAAATCTCCTGCCCCCTTCGGATTTTGCCACATTCCTGGAAATAAGGGCAGAGAAGGAAGAAAAAGACAGACAGCCGGAAAAGGCCCGTGTTCTTCTGGAACTTGCCCAGACAAAAGAAGAAACCGCCCCCCGTCACATCAAGCTCATGCACCTCTGCTTCAGCCTTGAATATTTTACTGCAGGCCTGCAGCACCTTCAGGCTGCCACAGATCTGGATGCGGAGATGGCCGTACACTGGGAAAGCATTGGTGACAGGCTGGAAGCAAACGGCGAGGATGCTAGTGCTCTGGAAGCTTACGGTAAAGGTCTGGCACTTCTGCCCCTGCATGCTCCTTTGCATTTAAAAACAGGACAGATTTTTTTACGCCACGGAGATATTGATCAGGCGAGACATCATCTTACCATCTATAAAGAGCTTCTGGAAAAGCCTGCACAAGCCCCAGAGGCGGGCATACGGAAAGAAGCGGAACAGCTCATGGCCAAAGAAAAACCAGAAGAAGCCCTCCAGCTACTCATTCCCCTGCAGCACACCCAAAATAATGATGCAGACTTCTGGAATCTCTTTGGCTGCGCCTGCCATCGCACCGGCCGCATGCAGGATGCGGAGCAATGTTTCCGAACAGCCCTGTCCCTTACACCCGACCACAGTCTTGCCCATTATCATCTCGGCCTCCTTCTTCAGGAAAACGGATACTTCCGTGAGGCAGAAGCAACCTATTCGAATGCCCTCCGTGCAGACCCTGAAATGACATCCGCCCTTACCAATCTGGGTGTGCTCGCATTCAACCGGGGGGAGTATGAAGCTGCCGCAGGTCATTTTGAAAAAGTGCTGGCCTTTCAGCCCCTTTATCCTGATGCATTTTATAATTATGCAAAGACCTTAGAAGCCATGGGAAAAAAAGAGCAGGCACTCAAAGCCTATGATCTGGTTCTGGAGCTAAACCCGGATCACAGCATGGCCCTTTCGGCCCAGGATAATCTTCGTCAGAATAAAAAAGCCTGA
- a CDS encoding flagellin, with product MGLRINTNVAALNAHKNLGATDGKISTSLERLSSGMRINRASDDASGMTIADSLRSQHMGLGQAIRNANDGINIVQTADAALEESINIVNTIKEKSIQAAQDGQTSESRAAIQADIDKLLENLDTIAKNTSFNNQKLLSGNFTNKQFQVGAYSGETVNISIGASQSSKIGHTTTSSLTLKDNAPGTVDLAIYSNTLDQTFNMEAIDVKYNNDRENGMGAVADSINMLSDVLGISATAFVSSTTDLSVAEGRTDNDFFINGTRIGAVDVQNNDANGALVRAINQKTAEHGVFASKDTEGKLTLTSTDGRAIKVDTGGEGTETVLRGTDMSTVGHIQLTQMTSSEIIINNVGGGDAVAFENNIQIQGNSGTTTLESTLKEGSVLAQNSELAAGFTTGQTITGANVKNSSINTSQESLLTEGSVIVANSVLGAGSVMGGQVRIDETQATTQASTLAKDSVIKADSEIAANSTLGGRATVKTETESTNGDSLLMAGSRLEEGTIIAADSTLGGNVQITGDTGFTSKEAHITTGSKLTSGSVIGKDTVLGGQVTLASAPYSQTTTDSVITANSKIGSSSIIAADTKLGGDATLGATTTAIGDKGGLAKQGSSLATGTLIAAGSTFGGNVAISGAVEMTEESTIARGSVLASGSVIGANTVLGGTATVSGTTTTSDQSFNITGTLASASVLSQDTVLAAGQAIGSGTLTGFGDAATTALTGDGNLTLKQLIEAQGKSITGDLTVAATETLDLNDGGILMLGIGSEIHEGSELKAGSQVGGQITLDGDMDDINNDMVLQSGSTLENGSEIARGSTLSVNAFVAAGETLNLDTDMTLTQGSKIADTSVLKEGSRIDAAITLGAELEVKTTMTLNAGSTLFSKAGQKTVLEQGSRINADITVSGTTTTTADMTLQAGSMLKADSVLNTDSRIDQTLTIKGGTTTVLEKNMTLKGDSKIAAESRLETGSNVGAKITLKNDMRLDQDMTANAGSIFKGDTRLAAGSVIGADVTTRNNMTLTQDAAVKEGSTLITSNAFKAEAGSTIGGRADLATDLAITADFTLAKGSVMANNTVLANGSTIGGTITLRNDETVSQETDLLVAAGSTLKAGSSLGVNTLLTMDVTDSTGNLHTAGTVLTQAITLAEDLTLTQDMTLQGGSQIKAGSTLAANNASSDSATAQLGETEMLRLSQVNVLTQEGAQKSIAVADAALKDLDKIRADLGSVQNQLTSTIANVSTTRVNVMAAESTIRDVDFAEESSNFTKMQVLMQAGTFAMAQANASSQNVMSLLQ from the coding sequence ATGGGTCTTCGAATTAATACCAACGTGGCAGCACTCAATGCCCACAAAAATCTTGGTGCCACCGACGGAAAAATATCCACATCACTGGAACGTCTTTCCTCGGGCATGCGTATCAACCGTGCATCGGACGATGCCTCCGGCATGACCATTGCCGACTCTCTCAGGTCCCAGCACATGGGCCTTGGTCAGGCCATTCGAAATGCCAACGACGGCATCAACATCGTACAGACGGCGGATGCGGCACTGGAAGAATCCATCAACATCGTCAACACCATCAAGGAAAAATCCATTCAGGCCGCCCAGGACGGCCAGACGTCCGAATCCAGGGCCGCCATCCAGGCAGACATCGACAAACTCCTTGAAAACCTGGACACCATTGCCAAAAACACATCTTTCAACAATCAGAAGCTCCTTTCCGGTAACTTCACCAACAAGCAGTTCCAGGTAGGCGCCTACTCCGGCGAGACCGTGAACATCTCCATCGGCGCTTCCCAGTCCAGCAAAATCGGGCATACCACCACCAGCAGCCTCACCCTGAAGGACAATGCTCCCGGCACCGTGGATCTGGCCATCTACTCCAACACCCTGGACCAGACCTTCAACATGGAAGCCATTGATGTGAAGTACAACAATGACCGGGAAAACGGCATGGGTGCCGTGGCAGACTCCATCAATATGCTCAGTGACGTACTAGGAATTTCCGCCACAGCCTTTGTTTCTTCCACCACGGATCTCAGCGTGGCCGAAGGCCGTACGGACAATGATTTTTTCATCAACGGTACCCGTATTGGCGCCGTAGACGTACAGAATAACGATGCCAACGGTGCTCTCGTCAGGGCCATCAACCAGAAAACCGCCGAACATGGCGTATTTGCCTCAAAGGACACCGAAGGAAAGCTCACCCTCACCTCCACGGATGGCCGGGCCATTAAGGTGGATACGGGCGGCGAGGGTACGGAAACCGTACTCCGCGGCACAGACATGAGCACCGTGGGCCACATCCAGCTCACCCAGATGACTTCTTCGGAAATCATTATCAACAATGTGGGCGGCGGGGATGCCGTTGCCTTTGAAAATAATATCCAGATTCAGGGTAACTCCGGCACCACCACCTTGGAATCCACCCTCAAGGAAGGCTCTGTTCTGGCCCAGAACAGTGAGCTGGCCGCTGGTTTCACCACAGGTCAAACCATCACCGGAGCAAACGTTAAAAACAGCAGCATCAACACCAGTCAAGAAAGTCTTCTGACGGAAGGCTCCGTGATTGTGGCCAACTCCGTGCTGGGTGCAGGCTCCGTCATGGGTGGCCAGGTACGCATTGATGAGACCCAGGCCACCACCCAGGCCAGCACCCTTGCCAAAGATTCTGTCATCAAGGCGGATTCCGAGATTGCGGCCAACTCCACTCTGGGCGGCAGGGCCACCGTAAAAACTGAAACCGAAAGCACCAACGGAGATTCCCTCCTTATGGCAGGCTCCCGGCTGGAAGAAGGAACCATTATTGCGGCAGACTCCACCCTGGGTGGCAATGTCCAAATCACCGGCGACACAGGCTTCACAAGCAAAGAAGCCCATATCACCACAGGTTCCAAGCTCACATCGGGCTCCGTCATTGGCAAGGATACCGTACTGGGCGGTCAGGTAACCCTCGCATCCGCACCTTACAGCCAGACCACGACGGACAGCGTGATTACCGCCAACAGCAAAATAGGCTCCAGTTCCATCATCGCAGCCGACACGAAGCTGGGCGGGGATGCCACACTGGGTGCAACCACAACGGCCATCGGGGATAAGGGAGGCTTGGCAAAGCAGGGGTCCAGCCTTGCAACAGGCACCCTCATAGCCGCAGGATCCACCTTTGGTGGCAATGTGGCTATCTCAGGCGCTGTCGAAATGACAGAAGAAAGCACCATTGCCCGTGGTTCTGTACTTGCATCAGGCAGCGTGATCGGTGCCAATACGGTGCTCGGAGGAACGGCCACCGTCAGTGGCACCACAACAACCTCAGACCAGAGCTTCAATATAACAGGTACGCTGGCTTCAGCCAGCGTGCTCAGCCAGGACACCGTGCTGGCTGCAGGTCAGGCCATAGGCTCAGGAACCCTTACAGGCTTTGGTGACGCAGCCACCACAGCCCTTACCGGCGATGGCAACCTGACACTGAAACAACTCATTGAGGCACAGGGCAAAAGCATTACAGGCGATCTGACAGTTGCCGCAACCGAAACTCTCGATCTCAATGACGGCGGCATTCTCATGTTGGGCATAGGGTCAGAGATCCATGAAGGCTCCGAACTGAAAGCCGGTTCTCAGGTGGGTGGCCAAATCACCTTGGACGGTGATATGGATGACATCAATAACGATATGGTCCTGCAATCCGGATCCACGCTGGAAAATGGAAGCGAGATTGCCAGAGGTTCAACCCTTTCTGTGAACGCTTTCGTTGCTGCGGGTGAAACGCTTAATCTGGATACAGATATGACCCTCACCCAGGGCTCCAAAATTGCTGACACCAGTGTACTCAAGGAAGGATCCAGAATTGATGCAGCCATAACCCTTGGCGCCGAACTTGAGGTCAAGACCACAATGACCCTCAATGCTGGCTCCACCCTGTTCTCCAAGGCCGGCCAAAAAACAGTTCTGGAACAGGGCTCCAGAATCAATGCAGACATCACCGTTTCCGGTACGACAACCACAACGGCAGATATGACCCTGCAGGCTGGCTCCATGCTGAAAGCAGACTCCGTCCTGAACACAGACAGCCGTATTGACCAGACCCTTACCATCAAAGGAGGCACCACCACCGTTCTTGAAAAGAACATGACCCTCAAAGGTGATTCAAAGATAGCCGCCGAATCCCGCCTTGAGACAGGCTCCAATGTGGGTGCCAAGATCACCCTCAAAAACGACATGCGTCTGGATCAGGACATGACAGCCAACGCGGGCAGTATCTTCAAAGGCGACACCCGCCTTGCCGCAGGCTCTGTGATCGGTGCGGATGTCACCACCCGCAACAACATGACCCTTACCCAGGATGCGGCCGTTAAAGAAGGCTCCACCCTGATCACCAGCAATGCATTCAAAGCGGAAGCTGGCTCCACCATCGGCGGCCGGGCAGATCTGGCCACAGACCTTGCCATCACCGCCGACTTCACCCTTGCCAAGGGTTCTGTGATGGCCAACAATACGGTGCTTGCCAACGGCTCCACCATCGGCGGCACCATTACCCTGAGAAACGATGAAACCGTGTCTCAGGAAACGGATCTTCTGGTGGCAGCAGGCAGTACCCTCAAGGCCGGATCTTCCCTTGGGGTCAACACCCTGCTCACCATGGACGTGACCGACTCAACGGGGAACCTGCACACCGCAGGGACCGTACTCACCCAGGCCATCACCCTGGCTGAAGATCTCACCCTTACACAGGACATGACCCTGCAGGGTGGTTCTCAGATCAAGGCAGGTTCCACACTGGCGGCCAACAACGCCAGCTCCGATTCGGCCACGGCCCAGCTCGGTGAAACGGAAATGCTGCGGCTCTCTCAGGTGAATGTTCTCACCCAGGAAGGCGCTCAGAAGTCCATCGCTGTGGCAGACGCGGCACTGAAGGATCTGGATAAGATCCGGGCAGACCTTGGTTCCGTACAGAACCAGCTGACCTCCACCATTGCCAACGTCTCCACCACCCGGGTGAACGTAATGGCCGCCGAATCCACCATCCGTGACGTGGACTTTGCGGAAGAATCTTCCAACTTCACCAAGATGCAGGTTCTGATGCAGGCAGGCACCTTTGCCATGGCCCAGGCCAACGCCAGCTCCCAGAATGTCATGAGCCTGCTCCAGTAA